The proteins below are encoded in one region of Epinephelus lanceolatus isolate andai-2023 chromosome 7, ASM4190304v1, whole genome shotgun sequence:
- the syce3 gene encoding synaptonemal complex central element protein 3 → MADAESLPEPPQSSSDDVLEMKRDLERLIEDTENLSVQLTWMCYDMAALRTSPELWDSMQKLEEAHHKCRAVVCGDQEQEPEMGTCPELTVIATTQM, encoded by the exons ATGGCCGATGCAGAATCACTTCCCGAGCCACCGCAGAGCAGCAGCGACGACGTGTTGGAGATGAAAAGGGATTTGGAGAGACTCATAGAAGACACTGAAAATTTATCAG TGCAGCTCACCTGGATGTGTTATGACATGGCGGCGCTGAGGACCAGTCCTGAGCTGTGGGACTCCATGCAGAAACTGGAAGAAGCCCATCATAAATGCAGAGCAGTTGTGTGTGGAGACCAAGAGCAGGAGCCAGAGATGGGCACATGTCCCGAGCTTACTGTCATAGCTACTACTCAGATGTGA